The sequence AGCATCCGGCCGCGGCGAGGACGACGCTGGTCAGCAGGACGAGGGATCTCTTCATGAAAAACCTTGATGGTCAACGCATTCAGCGAATGAGATAGGGCATGTTGACGGTGACAGCACCGGTCGGACAGCGTGCGGCGCACGGTCCGCAGTACCAGCATTCGTCGACGTGCATGAAGGCCTTGCCGTTGTCCGGGTTGATCGCCAGGGAATCCAGCGGACAGATGTCGACGCACAGCGTGCAGCCGGAGATGCACAGTGATTCGTCGATCGTCACGGGGACGTCGGCACGGCCGTTGACCAGTGTCATGGATAGCTCCTTGTCAGGGTGCCGCGCATGGTGACGCGGTCACCGCGCATCCGGATGTATTCGAGATCCACGGGCCGGCCGTCCTCCAGGCTGGTGAGCCGTTCCAGCATCAGCAGCGCCGCGCCGCCGGGAAGCTGCAGGATCGCCGCGGTGTGCGGGTCGGCCGGAATCGCCTCCAGCGCCAAAGTCGCGTCGCCCAGGCGTTGCCCGCTGATCTGTTCGATCAACGGAAACACGTCGGTGGACTCCAGCGGATGGGCAAGTACGGCCGCACCGATATCGGGCGCCAGATAGGTCTGGTCCAGGCTCAGCGGCACATCACCCAGGTAGCGCAGCCGTTCGACGAAGACCACCTGGGCGCCGACACCGAGTCCCAGCCGCCGGGCGACCGACGGCGGGGCGCCCACCGTCGTCGCCACCCGCACTTCGTTGCGCACTTCTTGAGCATCGAAGGTCTCCTGCAGGCCGCGCAGGGCGTCAAGTCCGTGGTCGTATTTGTGCTGCGCCACATGGGTGCCCGTTCTCGGCCCGCGGTGGATCAGCCCTTCGGCCTTCAGGGCGGCCAGTGCCTCGCGAACGATATTGCGGGAGACGACGAACTCAGTGGCCAGTTCCGGTTCGCCGGGCAATCCCTCGTCGTAGGCGCCGGCGTGGATCTGATGGCGCAGCACGTCGGCGACCTGCCGCGCCCGGTCCGCGCGGCGAATCGGCTGCGATGCGACGCGGGCTTCGGCCATGCAGACACGCTAAAGGCCGCCGCCTCGGCCACCCCAGACCTGGGAATTCCGCTGATCGGGGGGCGAAACTCATTGCGCCACCCAAGCGCTGCGGGCTGCCAGCGGAAACCGCTCGGTGCGGGCACATTGCGCCGCCGCGGCGCCCACGGCCCGGGTAACAATCGCGGTGAGGCTAATCGGCGACGCCGGGTTCCCGGGCATAGCGGGCCAGGGCCTCCGGAGTGAACACGGCCAGCCCCAGTTCGGGGTTGTAGCCGTGGATCTCTTTCACGTCGAGTTCGGCCAGGAAGTACAAGATCTCCTTGGAGATCACCTGACCGGGAACCAGCACCGGGAAGCCGGGCGGGTATGGCACGACGAAGGTGGTCGAGACCAGGGTCTTACCGTCGGCGACCCGGCGGCCGGCGTCCCCCAGCAGCACGTGCTCGCGGTCGGCCTCCTCGTAACCGCCGTAGAACGCGGCACGCATGTCGCCGATCGGGCTGGTGCCGCCCGGACGGAACGCCGGCGCGAACGCGCTGAAGTCGGGCAGCGGCGGCAGGTCCTCGGTGATCTCGGTGACCCGGCGGCGCTGCAGCGCGCGGTCGTCGGTGCTGGCCGCATTCCAGGCGCGGTCCAGTTCGCCGGCGACCCGGCGCAGCGCGTCGAGCAGGTAGTGCACGCTGGACCAGGTGACGCCGATGGTGAATATCAACAGCACCGAGTTGATCGACGTCTTGTTGATCTGAATTCCGAACCGCTGCATCAAGATCTTCTCGCGGAAGTCGTAGCCGCTCATCCCGGTCTTACCGACATACAGGGTGACCCGGGTCGGGTCGAGCACGAACTCGTCGGACCGCCAGGCCTCGTTCCACTCCTCCAGCGCGCCCTGACGCACCTCCCGGTAGGAGCTGACCGTCGACTCCCGGAATCGGTCGGGCACCAGATCGCTCTCGTCGAGGATGTGGAACCACTTGCCGATCAGCCGGTCCTTGCGGACCCGGTGGCGAAACACCAAGGCCATGTCGTAGACCCGCCGGACCATGTCGAAGCCTTCGATGTCCACCTGCCGGCGGGCCAGGTCCAGGGAGGCGAGCAGCTGCTGGTTCGGCGAGGTCGAGGTGTGGGTCAGAAACGCCTCGGCGAACGACTCCCGGGCCAGCGCGTTGAAGTCCTGATCCCGGACGTGGATCATCGAGGCCTGCCGCAGCGCCGACAGCGACTTGTGGGTCGAGTGAGTGGCATACACCCGCACCCGCGCCGACGGGTGCGGCAGCAGGCGGTGCTCGCTCCACTGGTCGCGATCGATGCCTTCCATGCTGTCGTGCCACGCCTGATATTCCTGGGCATAGTGGGCCGAGCCCAGCGTGGCCTCCAGCCCTTCGGCCGCGACCATCGCGGTGCGCTGCCGGGCCCACGGCACCGCGGTCGCAAACGCGTACCACGCCTCATCCCACAAAAAGCAGATGTCCGGCTTGATCGCCAGGATTTCCTCCATGACCCGGCGGGGGTTGTAGACGACTCCGTCGAATGTGCAGTTGGTCAGCAACAGCATCCGGACCCGGTGCAGCTGGCCGGCGGCCTCCAGGTCGAGCAGGGCACGTTTGATGGTGCGCAGTGCCACCGCCCCGTAGATCGCGAACGGCGCCAGTGGGTAGGCATCCAGGTACAGCGGGTAGGCACCGGCCAGCACCAGCCCGTAGTGGTGCGACTTGTGGCAGTTCCGGTCGATCAGCACGATGTCGCCGGGCCGGGTCAGGGCCTGCACGACGATCTTGTTGGCAGTCGAGGTGCCGTTGGTGACGAAATAGGTGTGGTCGGCGTTCCAGGTCTTGGCGGCCTTGTTCATCGCCACTCGGATGGTGCCGTGCGGGTCGAGCAACGAGTCGAGGCCGCCGGACGTGGACGAGGTCTCGGCCATAAAGATGTTGCGGCCGTAGAACTCTCCCATGTCTTGCAGCGAACGGGAGTTGAAGATGCTGGCGCCGCGCGCCACCGGAAGCGCGTGAAACTGCCCCACCGGCTCGGCCGCGTAGGCGCGCAGCGCATCGAAGAACGGTGTGGCGTAGCGCTTCCGGATACCGGCCAGCACGGTGCTGTGCAGGTCGGTGACGTCGTTGAGCCGATAGAAACTTCGGTCATAGACGTCCGGCTCGTCTGCGGTGTCGGCGGCGATCGATTCGTCGGTGAGCAGGTAGAGGTCGATGTGCGGTCGCAGCAGACGCATCCACTCGCCGCATTCGATGGCGTCGCGGCCGCTGCCGACGTTCGTCGGGTCGTCGTCGGCACCCAACAGGGTGGTCATCAGCGGCACCCGGTCGCGTGACCGCAGCGGCAGGTCGTGCCGCACGATCGCGGCCTGAATCTCACCGTTGAGCGCGACGGCGGTGACGGCGTCCTCGACGCTGGACACCACGAGCAGTTCGATCTGCACGTCGTCATCGGGGCTGCGCAGCCGGCGCAGGCTTTCCACCAGGCTCTCGGGCACATCCGCCGGCGAGTCGTCGGCCAGCAGCACGGTATAGAACTGCTGTTGCCGAGCCTGGGCCACCAGTTCCTGTTCAGACAGCGGCAAGCCGAGATCGAACAGCGCCGCCCGGTCACCGTAGTCCGACAGCAACCGCACCACCAGCGACACCCGCTCGGACAGCGACACCGTCGCCATCGACTCCAGGTAGCCGCGGAAGGCCGCCAGGTTGGCCGCGCCGGGGAACAGCCAGTACCGCTCGTAGGCGCCGAGCCGGTCGAGCAGGCGTTTCACCCGCGCGGCTTCGTGGGTGGTGTCCAGGCCGGCCCGGTTGACCTCGGCCAGTTGCCGGCAGGCGTCGTCGAGCAGGTTCCAGGTATCGAGACGCGAATACGACGGGTTGGCCACCGCCGCCAACGCCGATACCCGCAGTCTCCGATTCGGTGCGTCCCAGCCCTCGCCCATAGGGCAAGTGTGCCCGTGCTGCGGCGGCGCGGGGCGGGTTCAGTCCGCTGAGTCGGGGTCCGGCTCCGCGTCGACGTCGGCGTCGGGGTCGGGGTCGGGGTCGGGGTCGAGAGACGCTGTCGCCCCCCGCACCGCCAGTGAGGCGGCCCGCAACTGCGGTGTCACCAGCATCACCTGGCCGAGCACGCCGTTGACGAACCCGGGCGACTCGTCGGTGGACAGCTCCTTGGCCAGTTTCACCGCTTCGTCCACGGCGACCGGCTCCGGCACGTCGTCGGCGTGCAGCAACTCCCAGATCGCCACCCGCAGAATCGCCCGGTCCACGGCCGGCAGCCGCTCCAGCTTCCAGCCCTGCAGGTGCGAGGTGATCAGG is a genomic window of Mycolicibacter heraklionensis containing:
- a CDS encoding 4Fe-4S dicluster domain-containing protein; this encodes MTLVNGRADVPVTIDESLCISGCTLCVDICPLDSLAINPDNGKAFMHVDECWYCGPCAARCPTGAVTVNMPYLIR
- a CDS encoding GntR family transcriptional regulator — its product is MAEARVASQPIRRADRARQVADVLRHQIHAGAYDEGLPGEPELATEFVVSRNIVREALAALKAEGLIHRGPRTGTHVAQHKYDHGLDALRGLQETFDAQEVRNEVRVATTVGAPPSVARRLGLGVGAQVVFVERLRYLGDVPLSLDQTYLAPDIGAAVLAHPLESTDVFPLIEQISGQRLGDATLALEAIPADPHTAAILQLPGGAALLMLERLTSLEDGRPVDLEYIRMRGDRVTMRGTLTRSYP
- a CDS encoding aminotransferase class I/II-fold pyridoxal phosphate-dependent enzyme, whose product is MGEGWDAPNRRLRVSALAAVANPSYSRLDTWNLLDDACRQLAEVNRAGLDTTHEAARVKRLLDRLGAYERYWLFPGAANLAAFRGYLESMATVSLSERVSLVVRLLSDYGDRAALFDLGLPLSEQELVAQARQQQFYTVLLADDSPADVPESLVESLRRLRSPDDDVQIELLVVSSVEDAVTAVALNGEIQAAIVRHDLPLRSRDRVPLMTTLLGADDDPTNVGSGRDAIECGEWMRLLRPHIDLYLLTDESIAADTADEPDVYDRSFYRLNDVTDLHSTVLAGIRKRYATPFFDALRAYAAEPVGQFHALPVARGASIFNSRSLQDMGEFYGRNIFMAETSSTSGGLDSLLDPHGTIRVAMNKAAKTWNADHTYFVTNGTSTANKIVVQALTRPGDIVLIDRNCHKSHHYGLVLAGAYPLYLDAYPLAPFAIYGAVALRTIKRALLDLEAAGQLHRVRMLLLTNCTFDGVVYNPRRVMEEILAIKPDICFLWDEAWYAFATAVPWARQRTAMVAAEGLEATLGSAHYAQEYQAWHDSMEGIDRDQWSEHRLLPHPSARVRVYATHSTHKSLSALRQASMIHVRDQDFNALARESFAEAFLTHTSTSPNQQLLASLDLARRQVDIEGFDMVRRVYDMALVFRHRVRKDRLIGKWFHILDESDLVPDRFRESTVSSYREVRQGALEEWNEAWRSDEFVLDPTRVTLYVGKTGMSGYDFREKILMQRFGIQINKTSINSVLLIFTIGVTWSSVHYLLDALRRVAGELDRAWNAASTDDRALQRRRVTEITEDLPPLPDFSAFAPAFRPGGTSPIGDMRAAFYGGYEEADREHVLLGDAGRRVADGKTLVSTTFVVPYPPGFPVLVPGQVISKEILYFLAELDVKEIHGYNPELGLAVFTPEALARYAREPGVAD
- the nusB gene encoding transcription antitermination factor NusB; translated protein: MPAGKPVKGRHQARKRAVDVLFEAEARGLTPAQGAELRTALASEQPDVSPLPPYTVTVARGVTEHAAHIDDLITSHLQGWKLERLPAVDRAILRVAIWELLHADDVPEPVAVDEAVKLAKELSTDESPGFVNGVLGQVMLVTPQLRAASLAVRGATASLDPDPDPDPDADVDAEPDPDSAD